In Mucilaginibacter sp. KACC 22063, the genomic stretch ACCTATGATCACTAATATTGCCCCGCTTTTAAAAGACGGGTATGAGCCGAAAATCAACGACACTTATTATGAGTTTCCCATCCTTGGGAAATCACAATCGCTCGAAGCGAATGCTTATTACTTCGGCCATGCTGAATGGGCCGAGGAATACCTAACCTATTGCCACAGGGAAGATACATTTAAAAGCAGATGGAGTGCAGCGATGGGGCCGCTTACCGGTAAAACTGTGATAGATATAGGTTGTGGTCCGGGTAATATTTTTGCCAACTTCGATGAAAAGCCTGAAAAATTAATTGGTGTTGATGTGGCGCCGGGATCTTTAAAATTCGCATCAAAACAAGGTTACACCACCGTTTTGGCAGACGCTAATCACTTGCCTTTTAAGTCAGATATTGCTGATGTGGTAACCCTGAATGCCACATTGCACCATACCGATAATATGGCTTCTGTTTTAAAAGAAGCAGCTCGTTTGGTTAAACCGGGAGGTGTGTTAATTACAGATCATGATCCGCAGCGCAGTGCATGGGATTATAAAGGCATAGCCATGCTGCTATGGAATGCACGTACATGGTATTACAGGATAATTGGGCACAGTTTCCATAAATCCAGCGAACAGCAAAAATGGGGTTTAGCCTGCGAAACACATCACAAACCTGGTGACGGTGTAACGCACGAGCTTTTTAACAGCATATTAAAGCCAATGGGTTTTGAGGTGAATGTGTACCCGCATAACCATGATTTAGGTGCAGAAATATTTGAGGGTAAACGAGGCAGGGCCGAAAAGAAGTACCGTATGGGTAACTTGTTATCTGGGCGCAACCCCGACGCTTCCAAAAGCGCGCTCACATTAATGTGCGTTGCACGTAAACTTGCGTAACATTATTGGTTGGTATTTGTAGTTATCATTTGAGAAAACTATTATTGTATCAAACAGACACAATGGAAATTTGTGCTTGTTACTAAACCAACCAATAAGCCTCTTGATGAAAACATTACGAAATTATTTGCTGATCTGCACGCAGCTGTTGTCTGCTGCAGTAATGGCACAAGCACCCGCCTTGCAGGTTAAAACGGCCAATGGTGTTCTTGAAGGTGTGAAATCTGCTGAAACCGGTATCCGCATGTTTAAAGGAGTACCGTTTGCACAACCACCCGTTGGCGATTTACGCTGGCGCGAACCGCAGCCTGTAAAAAACTGGGATGGCGTACGTAAAGCTGATCATTTTGGTCCGCGGGCGATGCAAAAACCGGTATTTGGCGATATGGGTTTCCGTTCTGATGGTTTAAGCGAAGACTGCCTTTACTTAAATGTATGGACACCAGCCAAATCAGCAAATGCACACCTGCCGGTGATGGTTTACTTTTATGGCGGTGGCCTTGTTGCAGGTGATGGCTCTGAACCAAGATACGACGGCGAGAGCATGGCTACAAAGGGGCTTGTTGCGGTTACCGTAAATTATCGTTTAGGGGTATTTGGCTTTTTCTCTCATCCCGAGCTTACCAAAGAATCGCCTAATCATGCATCAGGCAATTATGGATACCTGGATCAGAATGCTGCCCTTAAATGGGTGAAACAAAACATCGCAGCTTTTGGCGGCGACCCTGATAAGATCACTATTGCAGGGGAATCGGCCGGGTCAATTTCTGTATGTGCGCAAATGGCCTCGACTTTATCCCGAAACCTGATAGCAGGTGCCATAGGCGAAAGCGGTGCGCCGTTTAACCCAACTTTGTTCCCTGTCCCGTTAGCAGATGGAGAAAAGAATGGAGTGACCTTTGCCGAAAAAGTGGGTGCTAAGTCGCTGGCTGATCTTCGTGCAATCCCTGCCGAGCAATTATTAGATGATTCATACAAACCGGGCATGCCGCCAAATGCAACAGTTGTTGACGGTTACTTTTTAACTAAAGCCCCGATAGATGTTTTCAATGCAGGCGAGCAGGCGCATGTGCCATTATTAGTGGGATGGAATAATGCTGAGATACCTTACATGGCTTTTACACGCGGGCAAGCACCTACTCCTGAAAACTACGCAAAACTGGTTAAGGAAGCTTATGGCGACAAAGCCGATGAGGTGTTAAAACTTTATCCGGGTAAGGATGAAGCGGAAGTAATTAAATCGGCTACAGAATTAGCCAGCGACCGTTTTATCGTATACAGTACCTGGAAGTGGGCCGATCTGCAAGCCGAGACTGGGGGCAAACCTGTTTACCGTTATTTGTTTTCGCACCCTCGCCCGCCAATGAGCGCTAAGATGGGTAATGCTACAGCCGGGCTTGCGGGTGGCGTTATTAAAGGTAATGCTGCTGATGCCAATAAGCCAAAGCCGCCGGTTGCCTTTAATGGTGCAGCTCACGCATCGGAGATTGAATATGCTTTAGGTAATTTAAAAACGAATACAGTTTACGACTGGACTGCTGATGATTATAAGGTATCAAATACCATGGAAAATTACTTTGCCAATTTTGTTAAAACCTTAAATCCAAATGGACCGGGCTTACCAAAGTGGGAAGCGAATACCAAAGGCAGCAAAGTACACTACATGAATATTGATGTAAAATCTCGTCTTGAAGCAGACGGTTACCGCGACAGGTATTTATTTTTAGACAAACAATACACAAAATAAGGCAGGTAAATTTTTCAGGGTCAAAGAAAAGAATCAGGCATCTTTACAGGTGACCTGATTCCTGCTTTTCGTTTCTCTTCCAAACGCTCCAGGCATATAACGGAACGCCTGCCATCAGTAATATAAAGCCGGAAAATACCGAGTTAGGGCCAGCCCCGGCAACTTCCCACAGAATATAAACAAAAGCTAAAATGGCCAATACTATGGCCGATGCTCTTTTGCCATTCATGGTGCTGCTTTTCAGGCTGATAATGGCATAAGCGATGACCGAAAACAGGTAAGCTACCATCATAGTAAATACAGATAGCAGTAGCAGGAACCTGAATTGCTCTACCAATGCCTTTGTATAATTCATCGCCATAAATGACGATACAATAACCCCGCTGATAGCCATACCTATATAGGGCATGCCTTTGCTGTTCTGTTTGCGGAATATGCCGGGAAACAGGCCGTCCTTAGCAATAGCAAATGGCATTTCGCCTTGTAACAATGTCCACCCGTTAAGCGCCCCAAATGCTGCGATGGCAACGCCTGCACTTACCCAATACTTGGCTGATGGGCCAAACATCACTACGGCTGCATCTGCAAATGGTGTAACAGATTGCCTGAGCACATTTGCCGGAATGATGCCCATTACACTTACCGTACCTAAAATGTAAACCAGCGTTGCAATCAGCAAGCCTAATAGTGTGGCTTTGGCAACCGTGTTTTTTGAGTCCTGGATATTTCCAGCCGGTATAGTTGCCGATTCAATACCCACAAATGAGAACATAGTCATGGCAGCGGTAGCTGTAACCGCGCCAAATAGCGACGTATTGGAATTATTGAAAGGGTGAAAGTTTGCAGCCTTTATGAAAAACAAGCCTCCTACGGATATGATAAGTAAGGGGACCAATTTTAAAGCAGTGGTGATAAGTTGCACACTGCCTGACACGGCAACGCCTCTTGTATTAATCCACGTAAGTAACCAGATGGCTGATAAGCCTGTGGCTATTGCAGCTACCATGTTTGTAGCCAGCACCGGGAAAAAAGCACTTAATGCACTTACGAAGGATACCGTTATTGCAGCATTGGCGCATGCCGTTGCCAGATAATAACCCCATGCTACCAGGAACCCTGCGAAGTCGCCAAGCCCGTGCCGGGCATAAGCATATGGCCCGCCGGTGCTGTTAGGTAGTATTCGACTTAGGTTACTAAATACTTTTGCTAAAAAGAATGAGCCGATAGCCGAGAAAACCCAACCTAATAAGCTTACACTACCAAATGTTGCCATCGCTGCAGGCATCAGGAAAACACCGGCACCAATCATGTTGCCAACAACCAGTGAAGTGCTGGTCCACAAACCAATTTTTTGAGTTTTTGCCATTAACAATTATTAACTCTACTTATTAAAGAGAATGTCGTTTAGCCACTTTCCGAAATTCAATGCAAACCAAATGAAAATAGAAAAGATCAAAGTGGTTAATAATGAGCTCATTAAAGTGAGGATAAAAGCAAAGATACCATGTACCTCGGCCCCGCCAAATTTATAAGTGCCAATGTCAAATAGACTTAAAATACTTTCAATCAAAACAAAAGGGGAGGAAGCTAAAATGATATATTTTAGAATGATGTCAAAAGAGTAAGGCTTCATAATATTTAAATCAAACATAATGAAATAATTGTCAGTGGTCGAAATACTTAGAGATAAAGACAATATTAAGTACCTTGCACATTATATAAATAAATACGTGACTTTTAACGACTTTAATTTTAACGAGGGGCTGGCCGAAGGTGTGCGCAGTATGGGATATAAAACGCCAACTGCCATACAACAGCAGGCTATACCAGTTATCATGCAGGGTAAGGATGTGATCGCCTGTGCCCAAACCGGCACCGGCAAAACCGCATCGTACCTATTGCCTGTGCTTAACAATATCCACCATACCGATCAAACACAGATCAGTACATTAATACTTGGGCCAACGCGCGAACTGGTGCAACAAATCGACCAGCAGGTAGAAGGCCTGGCATATTTTGCAGGCATCAGCTCGTTGGCAGTTTTTGGCGGCGGCGATGGTATTGCCTACGAGCAACAACGGAAAGGTATCCTTAATAAAGTAGATATCCTGATTGCTACGCCGGGGCGTTTGATCTCTTTTCTAACCTCTGGTGCCTTGAAACTTGATCATCTGCAGTATTTTGTGTTGGACGAAGCTGACCGTATGCTTGACATGGGTTTCTATAGCGATATTATGAAGATCATTACCTATCTTCCTAAAAAGCGGCAAACACTCTTGTTCTCTGCTACCATGCCGCCAAAGATCCGTACCCTTGCACGTAGTATCCTGCACGAGCCTGAGCAGATCAATATTGCGATATCGCAGCCTGCACAGGGCATTTTGCAGCAGATTTATAAAGTACACGACGAGCAAAAAACGCCTCTGATAGCTACTTTACTTAAAAGCGGGCAGTTTGCAAGTTCTATCATATTTGCCTCAACCAAAGAAAAAGTAAAGGCGCTTACCAAAGATCTTAAAGCCGCAGGCTTAAACGTTGATGCCTTCCATTCCGATATTGAGCAGCGTGAACGGGAGGAGATATTACTTCATTTTAAAAACCGCCAGCTGCCGGTAATTATTGGTACCGATGCTTTATCGCGAGGAATCGATGTAGAAGGTATCGATCTGGTTATCAACTATGATGTTCCGGGTGATCCTGAAGATTATATACATCGTATAGGCCGTACAGCACGTGCTGCTACAACAGGTACAGCTATTACCCTGGTTAATGAGCGCGATCAGCGCCGTTTGGCCAATATTCAGCAGCTAATTGATAAACAGATTGAGGAAGTAAGCTTACCGCCCGAATTGGGAGAAGCTCCAAAGTTTAAGCCTCATTCAAACACCCGTAATAAAGGTCGCAGGCCTACAGGACAAAACCGAAATAAAGGCAAAAAGCCAAACAGGCCAAAGCCATCGGGCACCAAATAATTAGGCAATAAATTTTTTGCTGTTATAAGCTAAGATCCCAGTCGACTAATTACTGATTATAAAATTCAGGATTGGCCTGTTAAATGTATTCGATATGTTTAATGGGCCTTATTTATTAATTTGCCGCTTTATTCAAGATATGAGTTTTATTAAACCCGAGCTACGTACGGTAAATGTGATCCGTTATGTAACGCCACTGCGCGAGGGTGGTTCTTTGCCTGCCATTGCAGAGGCAGATGATGAGTTCCTGTATGTGCTTAAGTTCCGCGGGGCAGGGCAGGGCGTTAAGGCGCTCATTGCTGATCTGATAGGAGGTGAGCTGGCACGCGTTCTTGGTTTTAAAGTGCCCGAAATAGTTTTTGCTAATCTTGATACTGCATTCGGACGTACTGAGCCGGACGAGGAAATACAGGACCTGCTTAAGGCAAGCGTAGGTTTAAACCTGGCTAACCATTACCTGTCAGGCGCCATAACCTTTGATCCGGTGGTTACCCGTTTGGACGGTTTATTAAGCTCGCAGATCGTTTGGCTTGACTGCCTGCTGACCAATGTTGATCGTACTGCACGTAACACTAACATGCTGATATGGCATAAAGAACTATGGCTGATAGATCATGGAGCCTCGTTATATTTTCACCATTCATGGGTAAATTGGGAAGAGCAGGCGAAGCGCCCATTCGTTCAGGTGAAAGACCATGTGTTGTTGCCATACGCTACAGAATTAGAGTCTGTTGATACGGAATTCAAAAAGGTACTTACACCAGATGTTATCGAAGCCATTGTAAGCCTGGTGCCTGATGATTGGTTGCTGGCTATGGGGCAGGATGGTAAGCCCGAAGATCTGCGTAAGGTATATGCACAGTTTTTAAATATCCGCATTGCGGCGTCAGAAATATTTGTAAAAGAAGCACAACATGCAAGAGAAACATCTATTTGAGTACGCTGTAATACGTGTTGTGCCAAGGGTAGAACGCGAAGAGTTTATCAATGTTGGGGTAATCCTTTATTGCAAGCAGGAAAAGTTTTTACAGATCAAATGTGCTATTAAAGCAGATAGGTTATTAGCGCTTTGCCCGGATATAGACATCGATGAGTTGAAATGCCACATGGATGCCTTACAGCAAATTTGCCAGGGAACACAAGCAGGCGGACCGATAGCCAAACTGGATGCCCCTTCTCGGTTTCGATGGATAACCGCAACCCGAAGTACAGTGGTACAGGCATCAAAGGTTCATCCGGGCTTATGCATCAGTGCATCAGAAACACTGGAGAAGCTGTATGAGCAGTTGGTAGATTAATACTTAAACAGGATAAATTGCCGTTTGTTAAGTAGTTGATTATTGATATTGCAGCCATGAATAGTTCAACATCAGACAATCGCGATTTTAGTACCATCAGCCCTTCGGCGGTATCACTCATGTATCTTAAAGCGCTTACGGATATCCCTTATGCGCGTGAGGCCGTAAATGCAATCAACATACAGAATACGTTAGATGTTGATGCTGCAGGGCAGCCGGCTATGTTTTGGGGAAAGGTACTGCATTTTGAAAGCCGTTATAAAAGCGTAGACAGCTTATTGAAAGATATAAGTATCACTAATATCCTCGAAATATCATCAGGCTTTTCATTAAGGGGATTGGCCGCTATGGAAAACACTGCTGTACATTATATAGATACCGACCTACCCGATGTTATAGACACTAAACGCAAGTTGATTGAAAAATTAAGCCCGGATGCCTTAGCGGGTAATAGCCGTTTGAAGGTTATGCCCCTTAACGCGCTCGACGAAGACGCTTTTATGCAAACAGTTAACCTATTGCCACCAGGTGAAATTGTGATATTGAACGAAGGTTTGCTGATGTATCTTAATACTGAGGAGAAACGCAAATTGTGTACTATCATCCGCAAGGTTTTACAAAAACGTGGTGGCTGCTGGATTACTGCCGATGTATATGTGAAAAGAAAAGAAGACCGTGCTTTATTTGGAAACGATAAACTCGATAAATTTTTCAAAGATCATCATATCGAAGACAATAAGTTTGATGATTTTGAGTCTGCAGCAAGATTTTTTGAAGAAAATGGATTTAAATTGGATAAAGAAGCTGTGACAGATCGTACAGAATTAAGTTCGCTTAATCAGTTTTTAGAAGTGACACCACCAGATGTGTTAGAGAAATTCAGAAACCGGGGGAAGATACAGGCAACGTGGCGACTTAAAGCTTTATAATGGATATGTTGACAACCTGTGGCGCTATGCCCGTGTAATTTTAAACAAACAGTAACGTTTTCTGTATTACTTATAAGTTTAAAACACATCTATGAAAAAAATATTCAACGCTACTTTTTTATTTTTTGCCCTTATTGCTGCATCTAATGCAAATGCACAAACCAGCAACTGGATGGGTAAAAACGTTGCCGGCGCTATACAAATAGGAGGCACTTATCGTAATACGGATCTGGGTCAGATAAACAGTGCCTTAAATGCAAACGGTATACCATCGTTAAAAGGTAACGATTTCTGGATCAACGCCAGTATGATGCACGTTCACAAAAAGGTAATATTTGAAGATGGTATCGGTTTTACGCCAACTTCATCTGCCGATAACAATAACGGTTTAAAAGCTAAATTTAACCAGGCACAGTTATTCGCCCGCATTGGGTATGATATTGCCGACGGCCCTAATTACCGCTTTTTCCCATTCGCAGGTATTAACTTAACAGGTGCTATGCTACGCATTCAGGATAAAAACCGTATCAATGCCACCGATGATTTCTCAACTGAGCTATTAAACAGCACATCGAGCAAAACTTTTTACCAGGGAAACTTTGGCATTGATTTAGGCCTCGGCTTTGATTATGCCATACCGGTTAAGGCTAAAACGGTTGACTGCTTTACTATTAAACGCAGTATACCTATCGGCATTAGGGGCGGTTATTACATCAATGCAGCAAAAAGCGACTGGCACGTTGACGACCACTCGTTAAATGGTGCCAATAAAAGCCAGAGTGCTGTATTTTTATCGCTTGCCATTGGTTTAGGGTACGAGATCAGCAAATAACGTTAGAAACACATATTGAAATTGAAAGTCCGGGATGAACGACAAAGTTCTTCCGGACTTTTTTATTGCGTTCCATCGCCTGGCAATATTTATAATCACTTGTTATAATTATGAATATTTGTGCGTATAAGATTAAGAGAGAAATAAATTCACTTAATTTTGCAGCGTATGAAGCCTAAATACTTATTAATTATTGTCGCATTTTGTGTGATCAATTTTGCAGCTAAATCCCAAACACTGTCTGCTATCAATGTTAAAGTGACTGATTTCCAAGTGCAGTTAACCACCTCTAAATTTATTGTCGGTGATGTAATGATCAGTGTTGACAGCAAGGGACGAGTAAGGTGCGACCGTTATTTTGACTATACTGATACTCATGCAGAGTATGATGAAACGACTGACAATGAGTGGGAGTTTGAACATACGGGGCGCATAGGGCGCACAAAGGTGGCTTACCTGGATCAGGCAGACGGCTTTGATAACGTTGGTAAAGTAAAATCGGTGGGGAATGTAAAAATCACTTATTATGACCGCTTCGATATGGATAACCAGGGAAAGGTGAAATCGATCGGTAATGTCACTTTTACTTATTATGATCGTTTTGATCAGGACAATAAGGGTAAGATTAAATCAATTGGCGATGTTAAATTAACTTACTATGACCGTTTCGACAATGACAATGCTGGTAAATTAAAGCAAATAGGTAACACACAGTTTGCTTATTATGACCGGTTTGACGGAAACCGAAAAGGTATGGTGAAATCAATAAAGGGAAAAACAGAACTATTGAATATCTATTATATGTAAAGTTCCGGGCAGCGGCTGTTAATTTCAGATGCTTATTAATATTGCTATGATGTAATCGCTTATATGAGTAATATTTGAAATTTATGAAGGTAATATTATTTAGAGGCAGGCCAGGGACAGGTAAAACTACCTTATCTAAACTATTAGCCGGTTGCATTCATAGTATGGTTTTAAGTAAAGATGATCTTTACGATGCTGTAGCTGCTATAATACCCGATCACGATTTGCGAAACAAGGCAGCGTATGACGCTTTGTACCGTATTTTGAAAAGCAATAGCACCACTTCAATTACGATCATCTTAGATTTTCCCTTTCAAACCGATAGCGATCTTAGTGTTATTAAAGGCTGGTGCCATGATCATGGTGTAAAACTAAAAGTTATACTGGTAACGTGTAGCAATGAAGCTTTATGGTCGGCAAGATTACAAAGCAGGAATGATAACCCCAGACCCAATCAGCTTATTACCAGTTTTGAGGAATTTAAAAAGCGCTATGGAGTGATGCATTTAACGGCAAAGGATGATGAACTGTTGGCAGATACGGTTGAGCCTGCTGATATAATTCTGGAAAGAATAATTAAGTATATTGAATAAATGTTTCCACAACTCTCAGCACATATCAGGCGTTTTGTTCAGCTTACTGCCAATGAAGAGGAAATACTGTTTGCCAAACTGCAGCACATTAAGCTAAAAAGAAAAGAATACCTTTTGCAAGCCGGTAAACAATGCGCTGGAAACTATTTTGTGTTGAAAGGCTGTCTGCGGCAATATTTTGTGAACCAGAAGCTTAATGAGCAGATTATTCAGTTTGGGCTGGAAGATTGGTGGATTGCTGATCAGGACAGTTTATTAAACCACCAGCCTGCAACAACCTATATACAAGCTATAGAAAATTGCGAACTTTTATTATTGCCTGAAAATGAGCGGCAAGATCTATTTAATAGGGTACCCGCTGTTGAACGGTATTTCTTCATCATGATGCAAAAGGCTTATGTGG encodes the following:
- a CDS encoding class I SAM-dependent methyltransferase; translation: MITNIAPLLKDGYEPKINDTYYEFPILGKSQSLEANAYYFGHAEWAEEYLTYCHREDTFKSRWSAAMGPLTGKTVIDIGCGPGNIFANFDEKPEKLIGVDVAPGSLKFASKQGYTTVLADANHLPFKSDIADVVTLNATLHHTDNMASVLKEAARLVKPGGVLITDHDPQRSAWDYKGIAMLLWNARTWYYRIIGHSFHKSSEQQKWGLACETHHKPGDGVTHELFNSILKPMGFEVNVYPHNHDLGAEIFEGKRGRAEKKYRMGNLLSGRNPDASKSALTLMCVARKLA
- a CDS encoding carboxylesterase/lipase family protein — encoded protein: MKTLRNYLLICTQLLSAAVMAQAPALQVKTANGVLEGVKSAETGIRMFKGVPFAQPPVGDLRWREPQPVKNWDGVRKADHFGPRAMQKPVFGDMGFRSDGLSEDCLYLNVWTPAKSANAHLPVMVYFYGGGLVAGDGSEPRYDGESMATKGLVAVTVNYRLGVFGFFSHPELTKESPNHASGNYGYLDQNAALKWVKQNIAAFGGDPDKITIAGESAGSISVCAQMASTLSRNLIAGAIGESGAPFNPTLFPVPLADGEKNGVTFAEKVGAKSLADLRAIPAEQLLDDSYKPGMPPNATVVDGYFLTKAPIDVFNAGEQAHVPLLVGWNNAEIPYMAFTRGQAPTPENYAKLVKEAYGDKADEVLKLYPGKDEAEVIKSATELASDRFIVYSTWKWADLQAETGGKPVYRYLFSHPRPPMSAKMGNATAGLAGGVIKGNAADANKPKPPVAFNGAAHASEIEYALGNLKTNTVYDWTADDYKVSNTMENYFANFVKTLNPNGPGLPKWEANTKGSKVHYMNIDVKSRLEADGYRDRYLFLDKQYTK
- a CDS encoding amino acid permease, which codes for MAKTQKIGLWTSTSLVVGNMIGAGVFLMPAAMATFGSVSLLGWVFSAIGSFFLAKVFSNLSRILPNSTGGPYAYARHGLGDFAGFLVAWGYYLATACANAAITVSFVSALSAFFPVLATNMVAAIATGLSAIWLLTWINTRGVAVSGSVQLITTALKLVPLLIISVGGLFFIKAANFHPFNNSNTSLFGAVTATAAMTMFSFVGIESATIPAGNIQDSKNTVAKATLLGLLIATLVYILGTVSVMGIIPANVLRQSVTPFADAAVVMFGPSAKYWVSAGVAIAAFGALNGWTLLQGEMPFAIAKDGLFPGIFRKQNSKGMPYIGMAISGVIVSSFMAMNYTKALVEQFRFLLLLSVFTMMVAYLFSVIAYAIISLKSSTMNGKRASAIVLAILAFVYILWEVAGAGPNSVFSGFILLMAGVPLYAWSVWKRNEKQESGHL
- a CDS encoding DEAD/DEAH box helicase, yielding MTFNDFNFNEGLAEGVRSMGYKTPTAIQQQAIPVIMQGKDVIACAQTGTGKTASYLLPVLNNIHHTDQTQISTLILGPTRELVQQIDQQVEGLAYFAGISSLAVFGGGDGIAYEQQRKGILNKVDILIATPGRLISFLTSGALKLDHLQYFVLDEADRMLDMGFYSDIMKIITYLPKKRQTLLFSATMPPKIRTLARSILHEPEQINIAISQPAQGILQQIYKVHDEQKTPLIATLLKSGQFASSIIFASTKEKVKALTKDLKAAGLNVDAFHSDIEQREREEILLHFKNRQLPVIIGTDALSRGIDVEGIDLVINYDVPGDPEDYIHRIGRTARAATTGTAITLVNERDQRRLANIQQLIDKQIEEVSLPPELGEAPKFKPHSNTRNKGRRPTGQNRNKGKKPNRPKPSGTK
- a CDS encoding HipA family kinase, coding for MSFIKPELRTVNVIRYVTPLREGGSLPAIAEADDEFLYVLKFRGAGQGVKALIADLIGGELARVLGFKVPEIVFANLDTAFGRTEPDEEIQDLLKASVGLNLANHYLSGAITFDPVVTRLDGLLSSQIVWLDCLLTNVDRTARNTNMLIWHKELWLIDHGASLYFHHSWVNWEEQAKRPFVQVKDHVLLPYATELESVDTEFKKVLTPDVIEAIVSLVPDDWLLAMGQDGKPEDLRKVYAQFLNIRIAASEIFVKEAQHARETSI
- a CDS encoding DUF3037 domain-containing protein, coding for MQEKHLFEYAVIRVVPRVEREEFINVGVILYCKQEKFLQIKCAIKADRLLALCPDIDIDELKCHMDALQQICQGTQAGGPIAKLDAPSRFRWITATRSTVVQASKVHPGLCISASETLEKLYEQLVD
- a CDS encoding AAA family ATPase, translating into MKVILFRGRPGTGKTTLSKLLAGCIHSMVLSKDDLYDAVAAIIPDHDLRNKAAYDALYRILKSNSTTSITIILDFPFQTDSDLSVIKGWCHDHGVKLKVILVTCSNEALWSARLQSRNDNPRPNQLITSFEEFKKRYGVMHLTAKDDELLADTVEPADIILERIIKYIE
- a CDS encoding Crp/Fnr family transcriptional regulator; amino-acid sequence: MFPQLSAHIRRFVQLTANEEEILFAKLQHIKLKRKEYLLQAGKQCAGNYFVLKGCLRQYFVNQKLNEQIIQFGLEDWWIADQDSLLNHQPATTYIQAIENCELLLLPENERQDLFNRVPAVERYFFIMMQKAYVASQRRIGFIFNQSDEERFRYFSKLNPAFVQRVPQYMLASYLGFTPQFMSRLRAKKV